The Thioalkalivibrio sulfidiphilus HL-EbGr7 genome includes the window GACTGGCACACGCCCGGGATCTGGAAAAAGCCGCTGCTCTGGAGCCTGTACCTGGCCTTTGTCTGGATCGCCGCCGGGTTTGGCCTCAAGGCCGCCGTCCTGATCATGCCGCTGAACCCGTTTCTTGCCACCCATGCCCTGGCCTATGGCGGCATCGGCCTGATCACCCTGAGCATGATGAGCCGCGTGAGCCTGGGACACACGGGACGCAATGTGTTCGAACCGCCGCCGATCCTCGGCTGGTTGTTTGCCGTGCTGGTGGTGGGCGCCGTGATCCGGGTTCTGTTGCCCCTGGGCCTGCCGACGCACCATGGTCTGTGGATCGGCGCCTCCCAGGCCCTGTGGGCGGTGGCCTTCGGCGGATTCGTCTGGATCTATGCGCCCATGCTGATCAGACCCCGCATCGATGGCCGCTATGGTTGAGCAGACGCCTTCACAATCATCCCCGGAGATCCCATGACGCCACGCGATGATGACCTGATCGAGGCCTACACCCGCCCCCGGGTGGTGGCCTGTACCCTCTGGCTGCACGGACTCGGGGTGAACGCGGCGGACATGGACGGCATCATCAGCCGGATGCGCAGATCCTGGGAACTGGGTCTGCATCACGTCGCCCCCAATGCCCCCCTCAGGCCGATCACGGTCAACGCCGGCCGGCATACCCGGGCGTGGTTCGATGTCACCGGAGATCCCGCTGATACGCCCGTGGACCGCGAGGGCATCGAGGAGAGCACGCGGCACATCCACCGCCTGCTGGACCGTGAGCGGGCACGGGGCATTGCTTCACGGCACACGATTCTGGGTGGCTTCTCCCAGGGCGGCGCCCTGGCCCTGCATGCGGGACTGCGTTATCCCCACGGGCTGGGCGGCATCGTCGTGCTCTCCGGGGAACTGCTGCTTGCCGATGAGCTGATCCATGAACGCGACCCGGCAAACATCCACACCCCCGTGCTGATGATCCATGGCAGGGACGACCCGATCATCCCCCTGCAGGAGGCCAGGCACGGCCGCGACCTTCTGGTCGAATCCGGCCACCCCGTGACCTGGCACGAACTGCCCATGGGACACGGCGTGCTGCCTGAGGAGATCGAGATCATCGATGCGTGGTCGTATGCGATGCTCGCGCCCGCGGCTGCCGAAGGCTGACAGGCAAGCCGGCTAGTGAAAGTCCCGGTTGGGCAGCAGCCAGCTCGTGTCCGGTCGGTGGCCGGCCCGCAC containing:
- a CDS encoding alpha/beta hydrolase, whose amino-acid sequence is MTPRDDDLIEAYTRPRVVACTLWLHGLGVNAADMDGIISRMRRSWELGLHHVAPNAPLRPITVNAGRHTRAWFDVTGDPADTPVDREGIEESTRHIHRLLDRERARGIASRHTILGGFSQGGALALHAGLRYPHGLGGIVVLSGELLLADELIHERDPANIHTPVLMIHGRDDPIIPLQEARHGRDLLVESGHPVTWHELPMGHGVLPEEIEIIDAWSYAMLAPAAAEG